The Rhodoferax sediminis genome has a segment encoding these proteins:
- a CDS encoding amidohydrolase family protein codes for MTRSPRSDSASPFKAVPLPSTSGSIFTATRAPNPDWLARAVPEAAIEAELPIVDPHMHLWDHKSGYKYFVEEFARDVATSGHNVEATVYIECHSMYRASGPEHLKYVGETEFAVGMAAMAASGKYTSCRVAAGIVGFADLTQGERTRETLEAHIEAANGRFRGVRQRGKWDPDPVVRGPVSADRAGVFLDPEFGKGLDLLASMGLAFDASIFHPQLPDVAALARAHPDASIVVIHTGSPVGHSSYTGKEAEVHATWLAGMKELAKCPNVSIKMGGLLMCLGNFDFSIADAPPTSERLAQLWRPYIEPCIELFGAHRCMASSNFPVEKAGVPYGTIWNTFKRLTAGCSADERKMIFSGTARRVYRLV; via the coding sequence ATGACTCGTTCGCCCCGTTCCGATTCCGCCAGTCCTTTCAAGGCTGTGCCGCTGCCATCAACCAGCGGATCCATTTTTACGGCCACACGGGCGCCCAACCCCGACTGGCTTGCCCGAGCCGTCCCGGAAGCAGCCATCGAGGCCGAGCTGCCGATTGTCGATCCGCACATGCACCTGTGGGATCACAAGTCCGGCTACAAGTACTTCGTTGAGGAATTCGCGCGCGATGTCGCAACGTCGGGCCACAACGTCGAGGCGACGGTCTATATCGAGTGCCACTCGATGTACCGCGCGAGCGGGCCGGAGCACCTGAAATACGTTGGTGAAACCGAGTTCGCCGTAGGCATGGCAGCGATGGCCGCTAGCGGGAAATACACCTCGTGCCGCGTCGCGGCCGGGATCGTAGGTTTCGCGGACCTGACGCAGGGGGAGCGAACGCGCGAAACCCTCGAGGCCCACATTGAAGCGGCCAACGGGCGGTTCCGCGGCGTGCGACAGCGAGGGAAATGGGATCCGGACCCGGTGGTCCGCGGGCCGGTCAGTGCGGATCGCGCCGGCGTGTTCCTTGACCCGGAGTTCGGCAAGGGGCTGGACCTGCTCGCGTCCATGGGGCTCGCCTTCGACGCCAGCATTTTCCACCCGCAGTTGCCGGACGTCGCCGCGCTGGCGCGCGCGCATCCCGATGCGAGCATCGTGGTGATTCATACCGGAAGTCCGGTGGGGCACTCCTCGTATACGGGCAAGGAAGCCGAGGTCCACGCCACCTGGCTCGCCGGCATGAAGGAGCTCGCCAAGTGCCCGAACGTGTCCATCAAGATGGGCGGGCTCCTGATGTGCCTGGGCAATTTCGATTTCAGCATCGCGGATGCGCCACCGACTTCGGAACGGCTGGCGCAACTCTGGCGCCCTTATATCGAGCCTTGCATCGAGTTGTTCGGCGCCCACCGATGCATGGCCTCTTCCAATTTCCCGGTCGAAAAAGCAGGTGTGCCCTACGGAACGATCTGGAACACGTTCAAGCGGCTCACGGCCGGCTGTTCCGCCGACGAGAGGAAGATGATCTTCAGTGGCACGGCGCGCCGGGTCTACCGCCTGGTCTGA
- a CDS encoding SDR family NAD(P)-dependent oxidoreductase: MKRFESRTVLVVGAGSGIGAACVRRLFDEGASVVAADVRKDDVDRVVAEFAGSDRVYAARVDITDRDQVAAVVSGAVQRFGKLHGLVNSAGIRGVGTILDVDPEAWRKVLSVNLDGTFNVCQAFARVVKEAKVPAAIVNVSSSAGIRGVPNRLSYAASKHAVVGLSQTMALELGSFGIRVNTVTPGMIRTPFTEVMFQDPENAARIRAAHPIGREGRPEEVAAAIAFLLSDDASFITGVVLPIDGGKTAGIASH; this comes from the coding sequence ATGAAACGCTTTGAAAGCAGGACAGTGTTGGTAGTGGGTGCTGGCAGTGGCATCGGCGCAGCGTGCGTTCGCCGGTTGTTCGACGAGGGCGCGTCGGTGGTCGCTGCGGATGTGCGAAAGGACGATGTCGACAGGGTCGTTGCCGAATTCGCGGGCAGTGACCGGGTCTATGCCGCTCGCGTTGATATCACGGACCGCGACCAGGTGGCCGCGGTCGTGTCCGGAGCGGTTCAACGGTTCGGAAAGCTCCATGGGTTGGTCAACAGCGCCGGCATCCGGGGAGTCGGCACCATCCTGGATGTCGATCCCGAGGCGTGGCGCAAAGTTCTTTCGGTCAATCTCGACGGCACCTTCAACGTGTGTCAGGCTTTCGCCCGTGTCGTGAAGGAAGCGAAGGTACCTGCGGCGATCGTGAATGTAAGCTCGTCGGCCGGAATCAGGGGCGTTCCCAACCGCCTCTCCTATGCCGCGTCGAAACACGCAGTCGTGGGCCTCAGCCAAACCATGGCACTGGAACTCGGGTCGTTCGGCATCCGCGTCAATACCGTGACGCCAGGCATGATCCGCACTCCCTTCACCGAGGTCATGTTCCAGGATCCGGAGAATGCCGCCCGTATCCGCGCGGCTCATCCCATTGGTCGCGAGGGCCGGCCCGAAGAAGTTGCGGCAGCGATTGCCTTCCTGCTTTCCGACGACGCCAGCTTCATCACCGGCGTGGTGCTTCCGATTGATGGCGGCAAGACCGCGGGCATTGCATCACACTGA
- a CDS encoding SDR family NAD(P)-dependent oxidoreductase: protein MALVTGGARGLGLAIAQALAREGSRVVISDLDADALEQAVSGFRSAGQEVTAVTGNVAVVADCECMVRAAVDTYGRLDVLVNNAGGSAHTPPKLEDVTEEDYDKVMNWNVRGTFFCTKVALPALKAQGGSIINLTSMSGRTGAEIFSPQYSAAKAAIIGLTRNMAMHLGPNGIRVNAIAPGFVRAGERAEAIWATRDNTTILNQIALRRRGVETELADVALFLASEQSRYMTGCILDVNGGYLTF from the coding sequence GTGGCTTTGGTCACCGGCGGCGCCCGGGGCCTCGGCCTCGCCATCGCGCAGGCGCTGGCACGTGAAGGTTCCAGGGTGGTGATCAGCGACCTCGATGCTGACGCCCTCGAACAGGCGGTCAGCGGATTCAGAAGCGCGGGGCAGGAGGTGACCGCGGTCACCGGCAATGTGGCAGTCGTCGCCGATTGCGAATGCATGGTGCGGGCGGCCGTGGACACCTATGGCCGTCTCGACGTGCTGGTAAACAACGCGGGCGGCAGCGCCCATACCCCACCGAAGCTTGAGGACGTCACCGAGGAGGATTACGACAAGGTGATGAACTGGAACGTCCGCGGCACTTTCTTCTGCACGAAGGTCGCACTGCCGGCACTCAAGGCGCAAGGGGGTTCCATCATCAACCTGACCTCGATGTCGGGACGCACCGGTGCCGAGATTTTCAGCCCGCAGTACAGCGCGGCCAAGGCGGCCATCATCGGGCTGACACGCAACATGGCCATGCACCTTGGCCCCAACGGGATCCGGGTAAATGCAATCGCGCCGGGGTTCGTGCGAGCCGGCGAGCGCGCCGAGGCGATCTGGGCCACGCGCGACAACACGACGATTCTGAACCAGATCGCCCTGCGCCGGCGCGGCGTCGAGACCGAACTAGCCGATGTGGCCCTGTTCCTTGCTTCCGAACAGTCCCGGTACATGACCGGCTGCATCCTGGACGTGAATGGCGGCTATCTGACCTTCTGA
- a CDS encoding carboxymuconolactone decarboxylase family protein gives MKPTNEISSRVYKAIPQLDRLRTDVLLGDVWKQPEMNMRDRSLVTCSVLAALGKNEELTVHMRRAVQNGVTVDELRGLVMQVTFYAGWPAGLSAGKAALELFEGEK, from the coding sequence ATGAAACCGACTAACGAAATTTCCTCCCGCGTTTATAAGGCCATCCCCCAGCTTGACCGCCTCCGGACCGACGTTCTGCTGGGCGACGTTTGGAAGCAGCCGGAGATGAACATGCGTGACCGTAGCCTGGTCACCTGTTCCGTGCTCGCCGCTCTGGGCAAGAACGAAGAATTGACGGTGCACATGCGACGCGCCGTCCAGAACGGCGTCACGGTGGACGAACTACGCGGCCTGGTCATGCAGGTGACTTTCTACGCCGGTTGGCCCGCCGGCCTGAGTGCGGGCAAGGCCGCCCTGGAACTTTTCGAAGGTGAAAAATGA
- a CDS encoding porin, with translation MKRPLLLLSAMMFAGLASAQSSVTLFGLLDMTLARSTGSIADKSQLTQGAWGASRLGFKGVEDLGGGLSAGFWLESAVFPDNGTGGATNINNQSSGTSVAPNGTQGLTFNRRSTVSLVGGLGEVRIGRDFVPTFWNLNRGDVFGSSGAGQAVNFSNQIAGTGNASVRASNMITYWVPQNSTGFGGSIAHYFGENASNTANSNDGTGSGAQLFYNAGGAFTAGVAYGRTKYLTGDAVARNISATYDFKVAKLVGEYSKDSLGAANATGGAIGLTVPVGANVPRVAYSWVGNDAAGNPKIKRFAIGDTYYLSKRTWMYVTYSHQSNSGGSSAALDGAITGPNASSNALELGYVHSF, from the coding sequence ATGAAGAGACCTCTCCTGCTACTGTCCGCGATGATGTTCGCGGGCCTTGCGTCCGCCCAATCGTCGGTCACGCTGTTCGGATTGTTAGATATGACGCTTGCGCGATCCACAGGCTCGATCGCAGACAAGAGCCAACTGACTCAGGGTGCGTGGGGTGCAAGCCGGCTTGGCTTTAAAGGCGTCGAAGATCTGGGCGGTGGCCTGTCTGCCGGCTTCTGGCTCGAGTCGGCTGTGTTCCCGGACAACGGTACCGGGGGCGCCACGAACATCAATAACCAATCCAGCGGAACTTCGGTGGCGCCCAACGGAACGCAGGGGCTGACCTTCAACCGGCGCTCCACCGTGTCTTTGGTCGGCGGGCTTGGAGAAGTCCGGATTGGCCGCGATTTCGTACCGACGTTCTGGAACCTCAACCGTGGCGACGTATTTGGCTCGTCTGGCGCGGGACAGGCAGTCAATTTTAGTAACCAGATAGCCGGCACCGGCAATGCGAGCGTTCGAGCTTCCAACATGATCACGTATTGGGTTCCGCAGAACTCGACCGGGTTCGGCGGTTCCATCGCGCATTACTTCGGCGAGAACGCTAGCAATACGGCGAATTCGAACGATGGCACTGGAAGCGGGGCCCAGTTGTTCTACAACGCGGGGGGCGCGTTCACGGCAGGTGTTGCCTATGGTCGCACAAAGTACCTAACAGGCGATGCCGTCGCGCGCAACATTTCTGCCACCTACGACTTCAAGGTTGCCAAGCTCGTGGGGGAGTACAGCAAGGACTCTCTGGGGGCCGCGAATGCCACGGGTGGTGCAATTGGTCTGACGGTGCCGGTTGGCGCAAATGTGCCGCGAGTCGCCTATTCATGGGTCGGGAACGACGCCGCAGGGAATCCAAAAATAAAGAGGTTTGCGATCGGCGACACCTATTATCTCTCCAAGCGCACTTGGATGTACGTGACGTACTCACATCAGTCCAACAGCGGCGGATCGAGCGCCGCGCTCGACGGGGCGATCACGGGGCCGAACGCGTCCTCGAATGCTTTGGAGCTGGGCTACGTCCATTCCTTCTAA
- a CDS encoding helix-turn-helix domain-containing protein → MDINIARLDLISIRLVIVCAELGSLSAAAKRTHCSISAASQRLKALEASIGRALFVRDYRGLRLTDAGDVLVAHGKLVFGQLELMRDQVGSISFREGFHSA, encoded by the coding sequence GTGGATATCAACATCGCCCGGCTCGACCTTATATCTATCCGCCTTGTGATCGTGTGCGCGGAATTGGGCTCGCTCTCTGCCGCCGCGAAGCGCACCCACTGCTCGATTTCCGCAGCCAGCCAACGACTCAAGGCACTAGAGGCATCCATCGGAAGAGCACTCTTCGTGCGCGACTATCGCGGACTGCGACTTACCGACGCGGGCGATGTTCTTGTAGCGCACGGCAAGCTCGTATTCGGCCAGCTGGAGTTAATGAGGGACCAAGTTGGCTCGATTTCGTTTCGCGAAGGGTTTCATTCTGCTTAA
- a CDS encoding IS5 family transposase, with product MSQRSFASAEYAMKKKRTRREKFLAEMERVVPWARLIGVIEPLYPTSGRVGRQPIGVARMLRMYCLQQWYGLTDEALEDALYDNQALRDFVGIDLSRESVPDATTVLKFRRLLLDNDLTKALFEEINTHLAEQGLLMRAGTIVDATIIAAPSSTKNAGNTRDREMHQTRKGNQWYFGMKAHIGVDAESGLVHTMVATAANVHDVTQAGALLQGKETVAFGDAGYCGACKREEAQGPQWHVAMRPGKRRQLDPKRKWAQLLEKAEQLKASIRAKVEHPFHVIKNLFHHKKTRYKGLAKNEAQLFSLFALVNLVIAKRSLLCVVTRGAS from the coding sequence ATGAGCCAACGCAGTTTTGCCAGCGCCGAGTACGCGATGAAGAAGAAGCGCACGCGGCGCGAGAAGTTTCTCGCCGAGATGGAACGCGTCGTGCCATGGGCGCGCCTGATAGGCGTGATCGAACCTCTGTACCCCACGAGCGGGCGAGTCGGGCGCCAGCCGATCGGCGTTGCCCGGATGTTGCGCATGTACTGTCTGCAGCAGTGGTACGGCTTGACCGACGAAGCGTTGGAAGACGCGCTGTACGACAACCAGGCGCTGCGCGACTTCGTCGGCATCGATCTGTCGCGCGAGTCGGTGCCGGATGCCACCACGGTGTTGAAATTCAGACGCCTGCTGCTGGACAACGACCTCACCAAGGCGCTGTTCGAGGAGATCAATACCCATCTTGCCGAACAAGGGCTTTTGATGCGCGCGGGCACCATCGTGGACGCGACCATCATTGCTGCGCCGAGCTCGACCAAGAACGCGGGCAACACGCGAGACCGGGAAATGCACCAGACGAGGAAGGGCAACCAGTGGTATTTCGGAATGAAAGCTCACATAGGAGTCGATGCCGAATCGGGCCTCGTGCACACGATGGTCGCCACGGCGGCCAACGTCCATGACGTGACCCAAGCCGGCGCACTGCTTCAAGGCAAGGAGACGGTGGCCTTCGGCGATGCTGGGTACTGCGGTGCCTGCAAACGCGAAGAAGCCCAGGGCCCGCAGTGGCACGTGGCGATGCGGCCCGGCAAGCGCCGACAACTGGACCCGAAGCGCAAGTGGGCGCAGTTGCTTGAGAAGGCCGAGCAGCTCAAGGCGAGCATCCGGGCCAAGGTCGAGCATCCGTTCCATGTGATCAAGAACCTGTTTCACCACAAGAAGACACGCTACAAGGGCCTGGCCAAGAACGAAGCGCAGCTGTTCAGCCTGTTCGCTCTGGTCAACCTGGTGATCGCCAAGAGGTCGCTCCTGTGCGTCGTAACCCGAGGTGCGTCTTAA